CGgatgacgagtccctcggactcgtatgcgaaggtcacgcataaaaatgaaaggaaacagattagtatataatcaacaaATGAGGTTAAGCATGTAAAAATTAACAGATTCATGAAACGTGGTATGCCTACAGAACTGAAATTTATTTCCAAATCTGCTGGTACAAATTAAACCAACCAACTAATGGTCATACATCTAACGACAATATCCTAAATGAGGAGCTTAAACACTTCCTAGTCATAGGGAATTCTAAGTAGGGGAAAACAGTGACACCAAGCGTCCACATTAATCATACCGAACTTAATTAACAGAGAAACAAGGAAAACTTGAATATAACAATCAAACATGAGGAAACCATACAGAGGGCAGCTGGGTTAAGCAACTCTTTAAAACTTAGATAAATTAGAACTTCAACCAAACGTATATTTAGACTTAGGCGAATTATTTAATCGTGCTCTATCGGTGGTGACATATCAGTGCCAAATTTCAACTTGTTGCCAACTTAAGATATTATTTCAAGACATACAAAAGACACCCCAAAAGGGAACACAACATTCAACGAATATCATCCCCATATACATACTAGATcatcatttctttcttaaatagaATAGTATAGCAAACTGAAAATTCATTCCTAATGTTAAGTTTTGAAGAGAACTCAAAATGTCTTTTAAAAGAAAGGCATCTTGAGGAAAGTAAACAAATTTATCTTAAAAAGGGGAAAGACTGGAAACAGAACTGATTAACTGATTGCATAAAGCATTGGAGAGAAGAATGTATTCTTAAGAAAAAGAGTTTAAGGAAAATTTCAAAGTGTTTAAGCAAGTTTCAAAACGACCTCTCGAGCTTATAGCCTTGCCCAAACTAGTTTGTCAAATATACAGAGGTGAAATCATATAAATACACTACCCATTTTTAAGCAAACATGTACATGTTAGGACCTGCTAATTGAATGCAAAGAGAGTTTATTCCCATTATTCTCATTATCAAAATAATGACCACATATGATTTCCAGAACTTTGTCATTTTACCTCGACCAATACTTAGCTCAGTTGAAGCCAAAATCTATCATTTCGTTGTAATAACATTCGAATCCTTAATGCTAATGACAATATCTAGACTCtccttatcaattcttatttAAAAATGACTATTATTTAACTGTATTCGCCCAAGAATTCTGAAAAGATCAGTTTGCTCCAAAACAAAAATATTTCAAAAGAAACAGAGGCAAACTTAAGAAGGTAATTTGATAAACTGATATTCGATTCATATAAACGATACATATAGCTTAATCTAATTACAAAGAGATAATAATACTCCTGACCTCACGGAAAACAAAAGGCCATTGTAGGCGTTTCCCTTAAATAAATCTAATTCATTAATTCAAATACTAAAATAGAGGGAAGGGATAACCAAATTCTAATATTTGCAGACATGTTGAAGCTCAAAAGAAAACTAATTATCTGCACTAAATCATGCTAAACTAATAACGAACTTTAATCAACAAATTCATCTCTTCGAACTATACCATCTTAACAGCTAGAGATCTTAACAGATTCACGAAATCGCCTTTGAACACATAAATTTGTGATCACATGAAAGAAGAAAACGAAGACCAGCCTTTTACTTCCATAACTAAACTAAAAGCTAACTATTTAAAAATATATGCCATATCGTTACTCAAAATCTACATTGAAAGGGTATAAGGATAACTTTAGTCCTTCTAACAATTAAAGCTTTAAAGCGACAAAAAAAAGCTCTTAACACTAGTCACATAATCTTATTGATTTTAATTAAGCAGAAACAAGGGCTACAACACTTAATAGAACAGAACTAAACCAAATCAAGCAGAAACAGAACCACAAAACTAACGCAACAAAACTAGGGAAATATAGATTAAGACGAggaaaattaccttcttcgggtgcagcgaagtgaggctcgagcttccgatatacctcgaaacacttcaaaATTCGAACTCGCGTATGCTCAGATTCAAACGAACACCCAAATAAAAACAGAACAGGATCTAATATTTTGTGACGATATCGAGCAAATTAAAAGCCGATGTTTTAAAAGGGAACTGGAACAATTAAAGACTTGTATTTTCAAGGGAAATTTGGTGATTCAAGAACTTTGATTCTTAGGGGATTTCTGAGATTCCAAGCCTTTCAAActtgttcttggggaatttcatgaatcaaAAAAAAACTCCTCCTTAAAAATGGATCAAAAAGTCAGTACTTATAGGGAAATTTTAGGGTTTTCGTTTgacaagaagagagagaggagcgggtaacaggggaaagtggggaacagagggaagtgggagcggggtgtaggcggcggtggtgggggatgaagatgatgagggagaaagagagagaagggagcgtGGGGATGGAGGTGTGCGGCGCTGAAGAAAAAAGAgatgaaaccctagggtttcatcTTTTGTTAAAAGGAAATGGGCCAATCGGGTCGGGTATTATTTAagttgggctggtccgtttgggtaaTTATTTGGGTTGAATTGGCTAAAAATGTAGGCTGGGCAGATGAAAAATATTGGGCTGCTGTTGTTTTATGAATTGATCCAAAAATAGTAagggttgattgggctactacattttaaacaaaagacctatttaaataactttatactaaagtgtgttaaaatattacttaataataataagcataataatcataataacagctatatatatatatatgtgtgtgtgtgtgtgtgtgtgtgtgtatttttttttattattattattttttttatttttttttgtcaaaaatattagaagcgtaaataggtatttcagaggagagacgggacaaaattgggtgtcaacaccagaTACCAGAAATCCACAATTTTCTAAGTTTTCAGTTGAAATCCCGGGTTATTTTTATTTTGGTAATAAACTATAAAATCTTATTACCATTAGCAAATCGAACTCAATTAATACAATCTAAGGAGCACCTGTAAACTTAACACCATAGAGTGTCAAGATCACAAGCCTCAGTAATCGCTAATTACATATTAACTCAAGAAAGCCTATACATTTTTTCTCCTGTTTTGATCCTATAATCAGCCCTATTCTTTCCTTCACCACAAATTTGATTTGTTGCACTGCAGCACTAGTATTCACATTCACGTCTCTAAAGATCTTCCAGTTCCTGGCCCGCCATACATAGTATATTACTGCACCATATACAACAACCACCACATCTTTCTTCACTCTGCACTATTGTTTCTGCTTGATACTTTGCAGGACCAGCCTAGTCTCCACTAGTGGTATTTGCACCTTTACCCATTGCAGCACCTCAGTGCATACTGCTCTTGTCCATGGACATTCTGTAAACAAGTGCATTGCATCCTCCACTTCTTGCTTCTCACATAGCACACATTCTGCATTGTCACATTGTATCCCCATGTCTGCCATTCTATCTTTAGTCATTAGTTTCCTATGATATGCTAACCATAGGATGAACCTATGTTTAGGTAGGATCAAGCTACTCCAGATGACCTCATATGCATCAATGATTCCTCCTTGTCCTACTATTGCAAGATAGCTCTGATTGACAGAAAACATACCATTTGCACTTAGGATGTATCTATCATTTTTGTACCAGTGCTGCATCCCCAATTTGATATTGTTTAAGTTTTTCCAATACCCACTACTGCTTCCAGATGGTATATGAGTCCAGAAATCTTCATTAGGTTGCATGTAGATTCCATGGATCCATTTTACCCACAATTTCTCCTTATTTGTTATCAACAGAAATATGAGTTTTCCAACAGAGGTCAGGTTCCATTTTTTGCTACTCTTCACATTCAACCCTTCTTCCTTCTTTGGTTTACACACTGTGTCCCAGGAAACTAGAGCCATTTTCCTTCCTTCCTTGTTACTTCCCCACAGGAACTCTCTACACTTCTTATCAACTACCTTCAATACACTTTGTGGGAGGATAAAAATAGCTCCCTAAAAATTATGAAGTGAAAACAATATGGAATTAATGACTTGCAACTTTCCAGCATAGGAAAGACGCCTTGTGGAGACTGCTCTGCTCTTTTCAGTGATCTTCAACACTAATTGGTGGCAATCTAGTTTGTTCCACTTCTTTGGTGACAAAGGCAGCCCCAGGTATTTCATAGGAAAGGTTCCCATCTTAAAACCAATGATTGCTAGTAGTTTGGTATTTGTGCCTTCCTCCACCCCTGCCATATGTATGCTAGATTTTCCTGAATTAGCTTCTAAAACAGTGACTTATGAAAAGTGTTTTAATGCTTCCATTAGCCTTGTTACAGAAGATTCTGCACCCTTACAAAAAATCATTAAATCATTTGGAAATGTTAAATGTGTTAGTTGCATCTCTTTGCACATAGGATGATATCTAAAGTCTGGTAGCTGACTCATTTTCTTCAGCACCCTGCTCAAGTATTCCATGAGCAGAACAAATAACAATCTCAATCCCCGTTTTCCTTTGAAATAGCCATAACTATCACCATTAACTTTGACAGAAAAGATTGCTGAAGCAATACATATCAGTATCAAGTGACTAAACTTTGCAGGAAAAACATAACCCTCAAGCATCTCTTTGATGAATCCCCACTTGACCATATCATAGGCCTTTCTTAAATCTATTTTCGTCAAGCACCTAGAAGATGTTTTTCTATTGTAGTGTCTTAGTAGGTCATGGCACATTAACACATTATGCACCAAGTATCTACCCTTTACAAAAGCAGCCTATGTGTCATTCACTATCAGGGGCAGTACTATTGCAAGTCTTAAACAGAGTAGTTTAGAAATACATTTATAAACCACATTACAGCAGGAGATAGGTCTGAATTGGGTTGCATCTGTTGGATTGCTAACCTTTGGAATTAAGGAAATTATTGTAGCATTTAACTGTTTCAACAATTTGCCAGTTTTGAAGAATTCCTGTATTGCAGCACACACATCTTGCCCTACTACACTCCATGCTGCTTTGAAGAACCCACTACCATAACTATCCGATCCAGGACTCTTATTTACATTAATTCCAAACATAGTTGTTTTTATCTCCTTATCAGTAAAAGGCTTTAATAGGTTGCATTGTTGCTCTACTTAAAATTTTGGCCCCATGTTGAAGAAACCCTGGTAAGCTGGGCATCTTGGTCCCCCTTCTTCACCTAGTAGTTTTTGATAATAATTGACAAACACCTCTGCTATCTTATCAGGTTCATACTGTACTTACTTGTTGTCATCTTGGATTTGGCAAACAGATTGAATTAGCGTCTTCTACTTTAGGATGGAGAAGAAGGATCTTGTATTTGCATCCCCTACTTTAATCCAATTCACCTTACTTCTTTGAACCAGGAATTCCTCAGCTAGTTTGGATGATTGCCTATGCTTCACCCTAAGCCACTTTTCTTTTTGCTGTAGGTTCATGTCAAGAGGGTTCTTTTACAATTCTTCTTGACATCTTAGCATTTCATCTTTATCCTCTTCTGCctcatttattatatttttaaaattttgatggTGCAGCCTCTTTAGTTTTTGTTTCAACATCTTAAGCTTCCTTAAAATCTAGAACATCTTGTAGCCCCTGACTGGACTACTCCATCCCTCTTGTATTATAGCTTTAAAATCATGGTGTGAACTCCATATATTACAAAACTTGAATGATTTCTTCTTCGTTTTGCCTTGCGCAGTGTTTTGACAACCAGCGAGCAATGGTCACTAATTCCCTCGGCCAGTACATTTGTCACACAATTTGGCATAGTGTCTCTCCACTCACCATTTACAAACACccaatctatctttgagaaaacTCGTTCCTCTTGTTTGTCATTCCATGTGTACTTATACAGCCAGTGTTCTGCAGTTCCATTAGGCCACAATTGTCCATACATGTCTGAAAATCCTTCACCTCAGCATATGTCACTTGATTACCCCCTAGTCGATCCTCATCACGCAACACCGAGCTATAGTCACCCAGTTCCACCCATAGACAAGTATTTAAGTTCTGTTGGCTTAGATAATTCCACAATTCGTTTctttcttccttcaaattcaaaGCATACACAAAGGTAGCAGTGAACCTCAGGTTCATTTTCTTACAAGTTATCAAGCATGTCATAGCTTGAGCTGATTCACTTTGTTTCTCCACCTCATACCAATCTTGTCTCCATACCACCAAGATCCTCCCATTATAGTGGGACTCATGGTTGCTAAGGTACTCTCAACCTCCATACATTCTTTCTACCACTGACTTCACTTTGTTGCTTTTTATTCTAGTTTCTACCAAACACACTAGCCCCAGTTCTAATTCATTGCAGAGGAGTCTGACCTCCCTCTGCTTATTCAGGCCATTGAGGCCTCTAACATTCCATACCATGAACTTAACCATCCCCAGGAGGAGATATAGTACTTCCCCTCCCAGTTCCAGCATTTTCCTTGCTCGACTCCCCATTTCCCTTATCTAAAGGTTGGAAAGGATTTATGACTTACGCCTGGTTACCTTGATTCCATGGAAATGCTCCCCAGCTATTACCCCTACCTCTTGAGTAAGCACttctatttttctctctctttctatATGGTTGCAATGTGCCCCCACCTTGTTGTTTCTTCCATTCACCACCCCTTCCTCCTTGCTGTGCTTGCCCCATCCTATGTTCCTGAGTGTCTGGTACGTTTTTCACAATTACATCACTAATATTATCCATTGGCACTGGCTGTTGTTGCCTTATTTCATCTTGTGGTTAGATTGCCTATTCTTCTCCACCATCCCCTTCAAGATTTACCTCTTCTGcctctttctttttattctttctaCAAACCTCCTCACTATGCCCATACTTCTTGCAACACTTGCATAAGGAGGGTTTCCAGTCATATGTGAATTTTTGCTCTATGACATTTCCTTTCTCATTTTTAAACAGGATCACCTCTGGTAGTGGCACATCTATCTTCACTTCCACCAGAAGTCTGGCAAAATTTAGCCCCATCTTCCTCTGAGTGTTCCTATCCACCATTAGGGGTTTTCCAATTAGGCTCCCTAGCTCGCTCAGCCCCTTAGGACTCCAGTACTTAAAATCAAGCCCAGGTAGTTTGATCCAGATTGGAACAAAATACAGTTCTTCTGTGGTAAATTCCATGTCGGAATTCCATGCCTTTACAATCATTGATTTATTATCAAAATGGTATATACCTCTTTGTATCACCTCATTTCTCCTTTCTGCGTTATCAAATCGCACCAACATTATACCATTTTGCATTATTACCACTTTGTTTAGGCCATATTTCCCCCACATCCGCTGAATGTACCCATTAATTACAGAGAATAGGGGGTGGGAACCCAACACGTAGCATACAATAGCATGTTTCCACTATTCAATTTCAGTTGTAAAATCCTCCTCTTCAATTTCAACAATTAGGCTATCCCCTTCAGACTCTGGACACACATATTCCAATTTGAAACCTGCGTTTGTAATTTTTGAGATATCGAAGTTATCCCATATTGAGGCTAGTGATTCAGTGTTCTTACCATGTTGTTGTTGCTGTGCGCTGTCATTTTGTTCCACTTGTTCCACTTTCTCTGCCCATGATTTACGCCCACTACTACCTTCTGTACTAGTTGCCATCATCCATTCCCCAATTTGTTCCTTCGCCTGCACTGCTCTGCTTTTAGCTAGGTTTGTTTTTCTAGCTTGCGGCTCGTCTTCCGCTTTATCTCCATTCCTACTGGGTGTTTCCTGCCTTGAAACACCTTTAACAACTCCTTGCTGCCGAACTTCACTAAGAGATCTCGTTCTCATGTCTAGTGTTGCCGGTCCTGTATTAATAACTGGTGAACCTCCTTGATTCTGTTGCTTTTGACCCTCCATTTGAGTTAATTTCTTACCTCCGTCACTTTTTGACATGTTTTCTGGCACCGTTGTAGTGATATTTCTCTTACCTATGGTATGGTGCACGTTATGCTAACGTGCGCCGAGAGAGTTTAGGCTACATCATGTGCACGAAAtccagggttattcccgaggccatctattCAAAAACCAAACACATAGACCCACACAAAAGTACGCTGCGAACACGATGGTGGTCtaaaaatttccaacggaggccttgttgactgagtcaacccccaatgccttaattccaattttccatcctaagtcccgaaatgcatccgaatgcattagGAGCCGAACCAAATACccatacaagttctaaacaatcatCCAGATATCTTTAAATCGacaaaattctgaaaaaggtccgtttgctcaaaagtcaactttaggtcaaccatttttcactttaagcctttATTTTCACCAAAGGTGCCCGAATTCGGTTTGGGCACCTCGAGAAGCGTATCAACGGTCTCCTCTGGTCAAAAGCAAGCTAATCGATGCTCGGGAACGGGCAAAAATGtcgaaagaactataacgacaaAAGGGGTCATTAcaggtagactccggttagtttcccatattcatgtattagaaggaacgaagAATGGATGCATAGGAATTGGAGTATTGGGATGGAATtataggatggtattgttgtgtgatttttaTGTTTGGtattgtggcctgtagattctttaGGATTCTTAATTTGGTTTTCGTGAGTATcagtggatttatgtgacttgaaAGTAGTGGATGATACTTATTTTCTATGTGTCATGATGAGGAATTCCATAATATGCGATTAATTTGGGTTGTGTTATTAATAGTGGTTCTAGTTGATAATTGGAAGGACAAAATACATCAACGATAACAATCTAATTCTAGACTGGTAGTAGTTATGTCTTGTAAGTAGAAGATGATCTATCATATAGGAATGTTGGATAGAGAAAGTGGTAGCATCGTACTGTgaattgattgttctattgtgtgggcttgatgccatgtgttgcCGGTGGACATTGGATTCTATTTTACCATCTTGATTtcgatgttgttggcgtacccaccgctggtacttgtgattcagataAATTGATTGGCGTACCCATTAttgatacttgtgatattgagcatgataaTTGATGATGATACCTGCTTTGaacgcactctcattcttcatgatatactgttagGATACTGATGATACTAgatgaaacactttgatgagcaaggctcgattttacttgagtgacgtgagagtccgatatccgatatGCGTTCtgaaatcatggattgagtgagcgcatggactccgtgggtcccccagggtggtaccGGTAAGAACCCCCCGTGGGTAAAGATCTGGGGTCCCGTCTGTCCGTTGGGCAAAGATcagggacgggtggcacttagacttcgcgagtcaccttgagttgtgctaccgagacattgATAGTTTCGTCCGGACTACATATGTAGTTAGCGTTTGCATGGAATTGCATTACAtatatacattattgcattgcattgcatagagATTTATATTGAGGTGATTTTGTGTTGTACTTATAATGTTGGATTCAGATTGGACCTATCAGGACTTGGTATAATTAGGATTAGAtgttctacttaggcgatgacatgTACTTGATTACATTTTGATTGCCTTATACCTGTTGATTTATCACATAGAATCACTCATAGGATCAGTTATATGTTTGGCTTATGAAAGGATGTAGGATAAGAGCCTTGACATTATAGTATGTGGTAAATAGATGCATAGTATTGATCTAGTTATTTATCCTActtatttgtgaattcttttactgatacgTGTtcctaaccattgtcggcctatgatacttactcagtacacgttgattgtactgatactactcttgctacactctttttggggtgtagagtgtttTTTGGTTGTTGATTGTGACACGTTCGGAAATAcgcggtgcctatcttgaaggcctcctcCTACTTTATTCTGGGGTGGAGGTTGAGTCTTAAAATGTTATAGTAGTTGGggtcattagtcgctcttgtaccagtctagaccaggtcgtgggaaGTCAGAATGAGTCTATAATTATTTAACTTTTGTAAACGCCTTCAATCTTGAGTTATTAAATGAATTGATTTCCGCTGTTAATTGTACTTAATTATCTGATTTGTCAAATTGCCTTTATTGATTGAAGTATTATTgaattgagggttcgcctactgaagagggaaaggtaggtgcccgcgcgatcctaaattgggttgtgacacaaTATCCAACCAATCCCATACTTAAATTATTCATCCAGTTGTCCAAGCATGAAGCCAAAACAAGTTTAACAAACCTATTAGGATTAAGCATGAATAGACTTACACTAAAACAGGCATGCTACAAGTATAAGACAAACTAAACACTAATCAGTAGCATTCAAACATGTCTTAAACTAAACTACATCATAATGAAGGAAAACTTACAATAAACAACTAAATGAAATAGCAAACTACAACATATAAGCATTTAAGCATACCGTAACAACAACTAAACTAAACAGCAAAATAAGCACATAAGGACACTACATACAAGAACtgaaaataaaagaaaggaaCGAAGTTTATCTTTCTTATACGCAACTAATTGTCGAGAATGGAATTGAAAGCTCCTTGCTCCTCAAATATCCCAATCCAACCACAAAAAAATAGATTCTTAACTTAAAAATAAAGATTTAGGTTAAAGTGTCCAATTCTAGTCGGTCACTTTGCTTAAAACCCTAGTTTCGAGCTTTTGTtgtgaatatgtgatatattctGTGTCTCTATATTTGTAAGATATGAATTGGGGGTTCTTTATGTAGAACCCCAAAAATCTAAAACCCTAAACCAATTTTGATGTGGGACTTTTACAATTTTTGGAAATGGTTCCCTTAATCCGACATTCAACGGCTAGGATTAAGGCAAGTAATCATATAAATGGTCAGATTTGACTAAAAATTGGGTCAATTCGTTCGGTCCTTCATGAAGCAATGAGGATTGAGATATTCAAACGAGTTGAGACAAATCCCATATTTGTACTCCTTTGACCATAAAAATGCAAAAAAGcaagaaaaaaggaaaataatacaGTGTTTGTTCTAGTCTCGATGGAAAAGGGACGGTGCATTAATTTTTTTTCCCGAAACAAACCAGACCAAACCTATAAAAGTCATATGGGTCCGCAAAAGTTTTCATTTCTGGCAAGGCTGATGGAGGAGAGAGAAAGTCGCCTTGTGGCAGCTAGGGTTTCGGGTAGAAACCCTTGTTTCTTTGTGAAATGAAACAAGGGGTCGTTTGGCCTGAGTTGTGCCTATTTGTTTGTGGGAATAAGGGGGTTGGGTTGTTCAGCCTTGTATTAGGCTGGACTTGGCCAATTAAAAAAGAAGACAGGATGCGGCCCAGAGCATGTATACgagatatacacatgtatataagCATATatcaatgtgtgtgtgtgtgtgtgtgtgtgtgtgtgtgtctatatatatatatatatatatatatatatatatatatatatatatatatagggaggGCTAAAAAATGACACTTTAAATAATATAGCCAAAATTGAAATTGTCATATCAAACATTTCAATTATAACCACAAATTAACTAATGAATCAATTAATTAGGTTAAAGGCATGGATAAATACATAAAAGAGTTCAAAGTTGTGAATTTAGCCTAATTGAATTAGGTCATGAAATTGGCCATTTCAATTATAGCAAAATTTAGCTAATCAATCAATTATTTCAATTGTAACTGCAATATAACAAAACAATTTTCAACTATAATCACGATTAAGCatcgaaataattatgattaattttaaAATTGTAAATGCCAATAATGATTATGCAATTTTGTAAAAATTGAGAGTTAAAATGATTTTtacttaattaatcaaatttcttgaattaaacggagtaaaatCTTTGTCAATTTGACACTTGATAATTTGAGCAATTAATCGACTAATAAAAATAGGTAAAATATTTTAAATGACTTACGATATATATTTGCACtcattttgccaaatgaaatggcaaaatattatcgaaataattttgcaaaaatcattttgacttataACATACATATTTCATTCCATTTGAGATCCATGAACTCtggttaattaaataaaatttatggaggtcaaaaattaggtatcaacaaTGATGCGTTTAAGTGTTCTGCAGAGGCGGAACCCTCTTCAAGGAAGC
The sequence above is a segment of the Lycium barbarum isolate Lr01 chromosome 6, ASM1917538v2, whole genome shotgun sequence genome. Coding sequences within it:
- the LOC132643887 gene encoding uncharacterized protein LOC132643887, with translation MFGINVNKSPGSDSYGSGFFKAAWSVVGQDVCAAIQEFFKTGKLLKQLNATIISLIPKVSNPTDATQFRPISCSIFSVKVNGDSYGYFKGKRGLRLLFVLLMEYLSRVLKKMSQLPDFRYHPMCKEMQLTHLTFPNDLMIFCKGAESSGAIFILPQSVLKVVDKKCREFLWGSNKEGRKMALVSWDTVCKPKKEEGLNVKSSKKWNLTSVGKLIFLLITNKEKLWVKWIHGIYMQPNEDFWTHIPSGSSSGYWKNLNNIKLGMQHWYKNDRYILSANGMFSVNQSYLAIVGQGGIIDAYEVIWSSLILPKHRFILWLAYHRKLMTKDRMADMGIQCDNAECVLCEKQEVEDAMHLFTECPWTRAVCTEVLQWVKVQIPLVETRLVLQSIKQKQ